One genomic segment of Mesoterricola silvestris includes these proteins:
- a CDS encoding 4'-phosphopantetheinyl transferase superfamily protein — protein MRPAFALLPAFTEATALPGLARELGLDAPARFAGHDAHGRPLAEAAGLPVPVSLSRCGPVTAVALGSAGRVGVDLVDPRCGIPTGGLLDLAAPGERTWLEPLSGPELRRRVFQVWACREALLKALGLGLTLDPGAVELEPDGEGLRPSRVLGSPAPPTGWHVQLLDGEGLAEGLILALAWAD, from the coding sequence GTGAGGCCGGCCTTCGCCCTCCTCCCGGCCTTCACCGAGGCCACCGCCCTGCCCGGCCTGGCCCGGGAGCTGGGCCTGGACGCCCCTGCCCGCTTCGCCGGCCACGACGCCCACGGCCGCCCCCTGGCCGAGGCCGCGGGCCTCCCGGTGCCGGTGAGCCTCAGCCGCTGCGGGCCCGTCACGGCCGTCGCCCTGGGATCCGCGGGCCGGGTGGGCGTGGACCTGGTGGACCCCCGCTGCGGCATCCCCACCGGGGGCCTCCTGGACCTCGCCGCCCCCGGGGAGCGGACCTGGCTGGAACCCCTTTCCGGTCCCGAGCTGCGCCGCAGGGTCTTCCAGGTGTGGGCCTGCCGGGAGGCGCTGCTCAAGGCCCTGGGCCTGGGCCTCACCCTGGATCCCGGGGCCGTGGAGCTGGAACCCGACGGCGAGGGCCTCCGCCCCTCCCGCGTCCTGGGCAGCCCGGCACCCCCCACCGGCTGGCACGTGCAGCTGCTGGACGGGGAGGGGCTGGCGGAAGGGTTGATCCTGGCCCTGGCCTGGGCGGACTAA
- the fabG gene encoding 3-oxoacyl-[acyl-carrier-protein] reductase yields the protein MFELKGRIALITGASQGIGETIARNLARQGAFTVCASLPSTEEDLKKVVAGIQAEGGQADYVLLDMGKGETIRAAVATVLERHGALHILVNNAGITKDKLMIQMKEEEFELVLDINLKGSWLATQAVAKAMMKQRWGRIINIVSVVGQMGNAGQSNYVASKAGLIGLTKTVAREFASRNITCNAVAPGYIATAMTDKLPEEVKAEFNRQIPLGRMGTPTDIANAVSFLASEEAEYMTGQVLSVNGGMLMP from the coding sequence ATGTTCGAACTCAAAGGCAGGATTGCCCTCATCACCGGCGCCAGCCAGGGCATCGGCGAAACCATCGCCCGGAATCTGGCCCGCCAGGGCGCCTTCACCGTCTGCGCCAGCCTTCCCTCCACCGAGGAGGACCTGAAGAAGGTCGTCGCCGGCATCCAGGCCGAGGGCGGCCAGGCCGACTACGTCCTGCTGGACATGGGCAAGGGCGAGACCATCCGCGCCGCCGTGGCCACGGTCCTGGAGCGCCACGGCGCCCTCCACATCCTGGTGAACAACGCCGGCATCACCAAGGACAAGCTCATGATCCAGATGAAGGAGGAGGAGTTCGAGCTGGTGCTCGACATCAACCTCAAGGGTTCCTGGCTGGCCACCCAGGCCGTGGCCAAGGCCATGATGAAGCAGCGCTGGGGCCGGATCATCAACATCGTCTCCGTGGTGGGCCAGATGGGCAACGCCGGCCAGAGCAACTACGTGGCCTCCAAGGCCGGCCTCATCGGCCTCACCAAGACCGTGGCCCGGGAATTCGCCAGCCGCAACATCACCTGCAACGCCGTGGCCCCCGGCTACATCGCCACCGCCATGACCGACAAGCTCCCCGAGGAGGTGAAGGCCGAATTCAACCGCCAGATCCCCCTGGGCCGCATGGGCACCCCCACGGACATCGCCAACGCGGTCTCCTTCCTGGCGTCCGAGGAGGCCGAGTACATGACCGGCCAGGTGCTCAGCGTGAACGGCGGAATGCTCATGCCGTAG
- a CDS encoding Pls/PosA family non-ribosomal peptide synthetase yields the protein MQTLPTPAAPDVVRGELLAGLFEATADRYGNRTALEFEGRSLTYGELDARANRLARLLQERGAGPGVYVGLFLPRGLDALVALLAILKAGAAYVPLDPDTPPDRVRAILQDSSARLLVSSLGLAAPVAGGPWTPVLLEEEAAALEALSPARPPCRARPGDPCYAIFTSGSTGRPKGVAVAHRSVCNLVRAEGGIFGVNDGDRVFQGFSLAFDASVEEIWLAWHAGAALVAGGAAVVKNGPALPAWLRERGITVLSTVPTLLGTFDEDVPGLRLLILGGEACPQDLVRRWAPSRRMVNTYGPTEACVIATWTDLAPDRPVTIGRAIPNLRTYVLDPDLAPASEGELCLSGIGLALGYLGRPDLTAERFPANPYADGPHTERLYRTGDKVRVDAAGDLEFLGRLDDQVKLRGFRVELGEIEAALRAQAGVQGAAAAVRSEGGPDQLVGYVAPGPADEDALRAALRRTLPSYMIPARIVALEALPVLPSGKLDRKALPAPPPRAAADRTPEAPSSPRERALAEAWARLFHLEAVGLDQDFFTDLGGHSLLAALMVSELRRTGAFLGLSVPDVYACPTVRLLAKEMDARNPAPQAPAPVTAPRPRWVRWLCQGAQAAGLYPLLGYFGLQWLAPYLTYSWLIDHDFDRAPALAAAAGVILVLNPAMFLLSIAAKWILLGRVRPGIHPLWGSYHLRWWLATRIQAATPTGYLVGTPWMRAYLRLMGARVGPHTHFATDCMRGFDLLSVGADTCIGVDARLEAYVIENGALRLGPITVGSRCCVGARAVLAPGTVMEDGAELGDLSMLPEGARIPAEKHWVGSPALPLPGPDRSGLAPSRPGRARIAAMAVAQGLAAFLVPVVFLASILPGMMLLNELWIDIPGYFGYLWAVPLAAISYVVLLSLIIVGVKRAAIGRVKAGTYDLTSFYYLRKWFVDQLMEISLDLLGPLYATLYLNPWFRALGATIGRRAEISTAGAATPDLLEIGEETFIADAASLGTPRFDLGRVTLAPTRVGRRAFVGNSSAVPGGTSLGDLALVGVLSVPPLDPAEAARVDASWLGSPAIFLPRRHHAEGFGEDRTFTPSRRLVALRLGIEFFRVTLPAMAYALLTCLMLTTLTVLEERIGLGRAILLFPLLYFAAGVAASIFTVAMKWVLIGRYRPCEKPLWCGFVWRTELVSSLHENLAASWLLNLCQGTALLPAYFRLLGARVGRGVHMETIWMTEFDLVRIGDGVCLGPDCTLQTHLFEDRVMKMSTVDLGEGCSVGTDAVVLYGTRLEPGSHLGDLSLLMKGETLPEGTRWHGSPARRLP from the coding sequence GTGCAAACCCTCCCGACGCCGGCCGCCCCGGACGTGGTGCGCGGGGAGCTCCTCGCCGGGCTCTTCGAGGCCACCGCCGACCGGTACGGGAACCGCACCGCCCTGGAGTTCGAGGGGCGCAGCCTCACCTACGGGGAACTGGACGCCAGGGCCAACCGCCTGGCCCGGCTCCTCCAGGAGCGGGGGGCGGGGCCCGGCGTCTACGTGGGCCTCTTCCTTCCCCGGGGCCTGGACGCCCTGGTCGCGCTGCTGGCCATCCTCAAGGCCGGCGCGGCCTACGTGCCCCTGGACCCCGATACGCCCCCGGACCGGGTGCGGGCCATCCTCCAGGATTCCTCCGCGAGGCTCCTGGTGTCCTCCCTGGGCCTGGCGGCCCCGGTGGCCGGGGGTCCCTGGACCCCGGTGCTCCTGGAGGAGGAGGCCGCGGCCCTGGAGGCCCTCTCCCCCGCGCGGCCCCCCTGCCGGGCCCGGCCCGGGGACCCCTGCTACGCCATCTTCACCAGCGGATCCACGGGGCGCCCCAAGGGCGTGGCCGTGGCGCACCGGTCCGTGTGCAACCTGGTGCGCGCCGAAGGGGGGATCTTCGGGGTCAACGACGGGGACCGGGTCTTCCAGGGCTTCTCCCTGGCCTTCGACGCCTCGGTGGAGGAGATCTGGCTGGCCTGGCACGCCGGCGCCGCCCTGGTGGCGGGCGGAGCCGCCGTCGTCAAGAACGGCCCCGCCCTTCCCGCGTGGCTGCGGGAGCGGGGCATCACGGTGCTCTCCACCGTCCCCACCCTGCTGGGGACCTTCGACGAGGACGTGCCCGGCCTGCGCCTCCTCATCCTGGGCGGGGAGGCCTGCCCCCAGGACCTGGTGCGCCGCTGGGCGCCCTCCCGGCGCATGGTGAACACCTACGGCCCCACCGAGGCCTGCGTCATCGCCACCTGGACCGACCTCGCCCCGGACCGCCCCGTCACCATCGGCAGGGCCATCCCCAACCTCCGCACCTACGTCCTGGACCCGGACCTGGCCCCGGCGTCGGAGGGGGAGCTGTGCCTGTCGGGCATCGGCCTCGCCCTGGGCTACCTGGGCCGCCCCGACCTCACCGCGGAGCGCTTCCCCGCCAATCCCTACGCGGACGGCCCCCACACGGAGCGCCTCTACCGCACCGGCGACAAGGTGCGCGTGGACGCCGCGGGGGACCTGGAATTCCTGGGGCGCCTGGACGACCAGGTCAAGCTCCGCGGGTTCCGGGTGGAGCTGGGCGAGATCGAGGCCGCCCTGCGCGCACAGGCCGGCGTCCAGGGCGCGGCCGCCGCGGTGCGCAGCGAGGGCGGACCTGACCAGCTGGTGGGCTACGTGGCGCCGGGCCCCGCGGACGAGGACGCCCTGCGCGCCGCCCTGCGCAGGACCCTGCCCTCGTACATGATCCCCGCCCGCATCGTCGCCCTGGAGGCCCTGCCCGTGCTCCCCAGCGGCAAGCTGGACCGCAAGGCCCTCCCGGCCCCCCCGCCCCGGGCCGCGGCGGACCGGACCCCCGAGGCCCCGTCCTCCCCCCGGGAGCGGGCCCTGGCCGAAGCCTGGGCCCGGCTCTTCCACCTGGAGGCCGTGGGCCTGGACCAGGACTTCTTCACGGACCTGGGGGGCCACTCGCTCCTGGCCGCCCTCATGGTCTCGGAACTGCGCAGGACCGGCGCGTTCCTGGGTCTCTCGGTGCCCGATGTGTACGCGTGCCCCACGGTGCGCCTCCTGGCAAAGGAGATGGACGCCCGGAACCCCGCGCCCCAGGCGCCGGCCCCCGTGACGGCCCCCCGGCCCCGCTGGGTCCGGTGGCTCTGCCAGGGGGCCCAGGCCGCGGGGCTCTACCCGCTCCTGGGCTATTTCGGCCTGCAGTGGCTGGCCCCCTACCTCACCTACAGCTGGCTCATCGACCACGACTTCGACCGGGCCCCGGCCCTGGCCGCGGCCGCGGGGGTGATCCTGGTGCTCAACCCCGCGATGTTCCTGCTGTCCATCGCCGCCAAGTGGATCCTCCTGGGCCGGGTGCGGCCGGGGATCCACCCCCTGTGGGGCTCGTACCACCTGCGCTGGTGGCTGGCGACGCGCATCCAGGCCGCGACCCCCACCGGCTACCTGGTGGGCACCCCCTGGATGCGGGCCTACCTGCGCCTCATGGGCGCCCGGGTGGGGCCCCACACCCACTTCGCCACGGACTGCATGCGGGGCTTCGACCTCCTTTCGGTGGGCGCCGACACCTGCATCGGCGTGGACGCGCGCCTGGAGGCCTACGTCATCGAGAACGGCGCCCTGCGCCTGGGGCCCATCACCGTGGGTTCCCGCTGCTGCGTGGGCGCCCGGGCCGTGCTGGCCCCCGGGACCGTCATGGAGGACGGCGCCGAGCTGGGCGACCTGAGCATGCTCCCCGAGGGCGCGCGCATTCCGGCCGAAAAGCACTGGGTGGGCTCCCCCGCCCTGCCCCTGCCGGGCCCGGACCGGTCCGGGCTGGCCCCCTCCCGCCCGGGGCGCGCCCGCATCGCGGCCATGGCCGTGGCCCAGGGATTGGCGGCCTTCCTGGTGCCCGTGGTCTTCCTCGCCTCCATCCTCCCCGGCATGATGCTGCTGAACGAGCTGTGGATCGATATCCCCGGCTACTTCGGCTACCTGTGGGCGGTGCCCCTGGCGGCCATCTCGTACGTGGTGCTCCTGAGCCTGATCATCGTCGGCGTCAAGCGCGCCGCCATCGGCCGGGTGAAGGCGGGCACCTACGACCTGACCTCCTTCTACTACCTGCGGAAGTGGTTCGTGGACCAGCTCATGGAGATCTCCCTGGATCTCCTGGGCCCCCTCTACGCCACGCTCTACCTGAACCCCTGGTTCCGGGCCCTGGGCGCCACCATCGGGCGGCGCGCCGAGATCTCCACCGCCGGCGCCGCCACGCCGGACCTCCTGGAGATCGGGGAGGAGACCTTCATCGCCGACGCGGCCTCCCTGGGCACCCCCCGCTTCGACCTGGGCCGGGTCACCCTGGCGCCGACCCGCGTGGGCCGGCGGGCCTTCGTGGGCAACAGCTCCGCGGTGCCCGGGGGCACGTCCCTGGGGGACCTCGCCCTGGTGGGGGTCCTTTCCGTGCCGCCCCTGGATCCCGCCGAGGCCGCGAGGGTCGACGCCTCCTGGCTGGGCTCCCCCGCCATCTTCCTGCCCCGGCGCCACCACGCCGAGGGGTTCGGGGAGGACCGCACCTTCACCCCTTCCCGCAGGCTGGTGGCCCTGCGCCTGGGCATCGAGTTCTTCCGGGTGACCCTGCCGGCCATGGCCTACGCCCTCCTCACCTGCCTGATGCTCACCACCCTCACCGTCCTGGAGGAGCGCATCGGCCTGGGAAGGGCCATCCTGCTCTTCCCCCTCCTGTACTTCGCCGCCGGGGTCGCCGCGTCGATCTTCACCGTGGCCATGAAGTGGGTCCTCATCGGCCGCTACCGCCCCTGCGAAAAGCCCCTGTGGTGCGGGTTCGTGTGGCGCACCGAGCTGGTGTCGTCCCTCCACGAGAACCTGGCCGCGTCCTGGCTCCTGAACCTCTGCCAGGGCACGGCCCTGCTGCCCGCGTACTTCCGGCTCCTGGGCGCCCGCGTCGGCCGGGGCGTGCACATGGAGACCATCTGGATGACGGAGTTCGATCTGGTGCGCATCGGCGACGGCGTCTGCCTGGGTCCAGACTGCACCCTCCAGACCCACCTCTTCGAGGACCGGGTCATGAAGATGTCCACCGTCGACCTGGGCGAGGGCTGCTCCGTGGGCACCGACGCCGTGGTACTCTACGGCACCCGCCTGGAACCCGGCTCCCACCTGGGGGACCTCTCCCTCCTCATGAAGGGGGAGACCCTCCCCGAAGGCACCCGCTGGCACGGGAGCCCCGCCCGGCGCCTCCCGTGA